In Leptospira selangorensis, the following are encoded in one genomic region:
- the cysD gene encoding sulfate adenylyltransferase subunit CysD has protein sequence MTTRTRLSHLQQLEAESIYILREVAAQFERPALLFSGGKDSITLVHLALKAFRPGKFPFPLVHIDTGHNFQEALQFRDDLANRIGEKLIVRYVQDSIDQGKAVEEKGKFPSRNAIQTVTLLDTIEEFKFDACIGGARRDEEKARAKERVFSVRDEFGSWDPKLQRPELWNIYNGKIHVGENVRVFPISNWTELDVWEYIKSENIPLPSLYFSHRRQIVWRENVVFPVSEFVTLDSSDKVEEKTVRFRTVGDMTCTAAVESEANSLDDIIREIQTSRTTERGSRLDDKRSEAAMEERKRGGYF, from the coding sequence ATGACGACTAGAACTCGATTGTCGCATCTCCAACAACTAGAGGCGGAATCCATTTATATACTCAGGGAAGTTGCCGCCCAATTTGAAAGACCTGCGCTTTTATTTTCCGGAGGAAAGGACTCAATTACTTTAGTGCATCTTGCACTTAAAGCTTTCCGCCCTGGAAAATTCCCATTTCCTTTGGTACATATTGATACAGGCCATAACTTTCAGGAAGCATTACAATTTCGTGATGATCTTGCGAACCGGATCGGAGAAAAACTGATCGTTAGATATGTTCAGGATTCCATCGACCAAGGAAAGGCCGTAGAGGAAAAAGGGAAATTCCCAAGCAGAAACGCAATCCAAACAGTTACATTATTAGATACTATCGAAGAATTTAAATTTGATGCTTGTATAGGCGGAGCGAGAAGGGACGAAGAAAAGGCACGCGCAAAAGAAAGAGTATTTTCCGTGCGTGATGAATTCGGAAGTTGGGATCCTAAATTACAAAGACCGGAACTTTGGAATATTTATAACGGAAAGATCCACGTGGGAGAGAACGTTAGAGTTTTCCCTATTAGTAACTGGACCGAGTTGGATGTTTGGGAATATATTAAGTCTGAAAATATTCCGCTTCCTTCATTATATTTTTCTCATAGAAGACAAATTGTCTGGAGAGAGAATGTAGTATTCCCTGTTTCAGAATTCGTGACTTTGGATTCTTCCGATAAAGTGGAAGAGAAAACTGTACGTTTTAGGACTGTAGGCGATATGACTTGTACTGCGGCAGTTGAATCTGAAGCAAATTCCTTAGATGATATTATTCGTGAGATCCAAACTTCCAGAACTACGGAAAGAGGATCCAGATTAGACGATAAACGTTCCGAAGCTGCGATGGAAGAACGTAAAAGAGGCGGTTACTTCTGA